The Actinomycetota bacterium genome includes a region encoding these proteins:
- a CDS encoding DHA2 family efflux MFS transporter permease subunit, which yields MPVLALGVSLIVIDGTIVNVALPEIIDALSLNLSEAEWVNSIYALLFAALLIAVGATADRFGRRRLFVLGVVVFGLGSIAAALAGSAGLLLAARAVQGVGGAMVLPTSLSLVNANFQGKDRAAAFGIWGATIAGMAAVGPVLGGWLTSDFSWRLIFWINPPLCLIVIAGALLLVPESKEPGAPGLRDWVGVLLISMGLALLVFGLIEGERYGWWSATPDSPSWWGLPGSPVPWALIASVVLLLGFVGWTQWRTKRGRATLVDLSLFKLPTFRWGGMTILIVSLGEFGVIFVIPLFLQNVLDMSALGAGLVILALAVGALVSGGAAAPVSRRLGGHRIVQLGMVLEIAGITWFAFVVAPGVSPWVFVAPLFVYGLGVGFATAQLTNVALDEVPINESGQASALQSTLRQVGSALGTAVLGVALAVAVSSHVASSVQAQGVPAAQADQIAQVVKSSAGTAIPALATDPKTAPLAPALDQSFADAVQVVGWVAAAFVFLGLIASFRIPGNRGARSP from the coding sequence ATGCCGGTGCTCGCGCTGGGCGTGTCGCTCATCGTGATCGATGGCACCATCGTGAACGTCGCGCTGCCCGAGATCATCGACGCGCTGTCGCTCAACCTGAGCGAGGCGGAGTGGGTCAACTCCATCTACGCGCTGCTCTTCGCGGCGCTGCTGATCGCCGTGGGGGCAACAGCCGATCGCTTCGGGCGCAGGCGGCTGTTCGTGCTGGGCGTGGTGGTGTTCGGCCTGGGGTCAATAGCCGCGGCGCTTGCCGGTAGCGCCGGGCTGCTGCTGGCGGCACGGGCGGTGCAGGGGGTGGGCGGCGCGATGGTGCTGCCCACGAGCCTGTCGCTGGTGAACGCCAACTTCCAGGGCAAGGACCGCGCGGCGGCGTTCGGCATATGGGGCGCCACCATCGCCGGCATGGCGGCCGTGGGGCCGGTGCTGGGCGGGTGGCTCACCAGCGACTTCTCGTGGCGGCTGATCTTCTGGATCAACCCGCCGCTGTGCCTGATCGTGATCGCCGGGGCGCTGCTGCTGGTGCCCGAGTCGAAGGAGCCCGGTGCGCCCGGGCTGCGCGACTGGGTGGGCGTGCTGCTCATATCGATGGGGCTGGCCCTGCTGGTGTTCGGGCTCATCGAGGGCGAGCGCTACGGCTGGTGGTCGGCCACGCCCGACAGCCCGTCGTGGTGGGGGCTGCCCGGTTCGCCGGTGCCCTGGGCGCTCATCGCATCGGTGGTGCTTCTGCTGGGGTTCGTGGGGTGGACGCAGTGGCGCACAAAGCGCGGACGGGCCACGCTGGTGGACCTGTCGCTGTTCAAGCTTCCGACCTTCCGGTGGGGCGGCATGACGATCCTCATCGTGTCGCTCGGGGAGTTCGGGGTGATCTTCGTGATCCCGCTCTTCCTGCAGAACGTGCTGGACATGAGCGCGCTGGGCGCCGGTCTGGTGATCCTCGCCCTGGCGGTGGGCGCGCTGGTGTCGGGAGGCGCGGCGGCGCCGGTGTCGCGCAGGCTCGGTGGTCACCGCATCGTGCAGCTGGGCATGGTGCTGGAGATCGCCGGCATCACGTGGTTCGCATTCGTGGTGGCGCCCGGGGTATCGCCGTGGGTGTTCGTGGCACCGCTGTTCGTGTACGGGCTCGGGGTGGGCTTCGCCACCGCGCAACTCACCAACGTGGCGCTGGACGAGGTGCCCATCAACGAGTCGGGGCAGGCCAGCGCCCTGCAGTCGACGCTGCGGCAGGTGGGGTCGGCGCTCGGCACCGCGGTGCTGGGCGTGGCCCTGGCAGTGGCGGTGTCGTCGCACGTGGCGTCGTCGGTGCAGGCCCAGGGCGTGCCCGCCGCGCAGGCCGATCAGATCGCCCAGGTGGTCAAGTCGTCCGCGGGCACGGCGATCCCCGCCCTCGCCACCGACCCCAAGACCGCTCCGCTCGCCCCCGCGCTCGATCAGTCGTTCGCCGACGCCGTGCAGGTGGTCGGCTGGGTTGCCGCGGCATTCGTTTTCCTCGGACTCATCGCGTCATTCCGCATCCCCGGCAACCGCGGCGCGCGCTCACCCTGA
- the ppk2 gene encoding polyphosphate kinase 2: MARKASKGDRACDLTTEGIERFEVGEEVDSARGELVNAVRDVLHGAHPGDLQAVADWLRTVADGTSTDDLESLGDVLAEQDELVFGAPPVHGDDDLVDDWRTAPYPYRNLMRRKAYEKQKYRLQVELLKLQAWVKDTGQRVVIVFEGRDAAGKGGTIKRFMEHLNPRGARVVALEKPTDIERGQWYFQRYIEHLPTRGEIVLFDRSWYNRAGVERVMGFCTDEEYAEFMRQAPQFEGQLVRSGIHLIKFWFSVSRDEQQRRFAEREQHPLKQWKLSPIDLASLDKWDDYTAAKEAMFLHTDTEDAPWICIKSDCKKRARLNALRYVLHRMPYTGKDVERIGALDPLIVGRPTLVLEEDRAQP, from the coding sequence ATGGCGCGAAAGGCGAGCAAGGGCGACCGTGCCTGCGACCTCACCACCGAGGGCATCGAGCGCTTCGAGGTGGGCGAGGAGGTCGACAGCGCCCGTGGCGAGTTGGTGAACGCCGTGCGCGACGTGCTGCACGGGGCGCACCCCGGCGACCTGCAGGCCGTGGCCGACTGGCTGCGGACCGTTGCCGATGGAACATCAACCGACGACCTGGAGTCCCTGGGCGACGTGCTCGCCGAGCAGGACGAGCTGGTATTCGGCGCGCCCCCGGTGCACGGGGATGACGACCTGGTGGACGACTGGCGCACCGCGCCCTACCCCTATCGCAACCTCATGCGCCGCAAGGCGTACGAGAAGCAGAAGTACCGCTTGCAGGTGGAACTTCTGAAGCTGCAGGCCTGGGTGAAGGACACCGGCCAGCGCGTGGTGATCGTGTTCGAGGGGCGCGACGCCGCGGGCAAGGGCGGCACGATCAAGCGCTTCATGGAGCACCTCAACCCGCGCGGCGCGCGCGTGGTGGCGCTCGAGAAGCCCACCGACATCGAGCGCGGCCAGTGGTACTTCCAGCGCTACATCGAGCACCTGCCCACGCGCGGCGAGATCGTGCTGTTCGACCGCTCCTGGTACAACCGCGCCGGCGTGGAGCGCGTGATGGGCTTCTGCACCGATGAGGAGTACGCCGAGTTCATGCGCCAGGCCCCGCAGTTCGAGGGCCAGCTCGTGCGCAGCGGAATCCACCTGATCAAGTTCTGGTTCTCGGTGAGCAGGGATGAGCAGCAGCGCCGCTTCGCCGAGCGCGAGCAGCACCCGCTCAAGCAGTGGAAGCTCTCCCCCATCGACCTGGCGTCACTCGACAAGTGGGACGACTACACGGCCGCCAAGGAGGCAATGTTCCTGCACACCGACACCGAGGACGCACCCTGGATCTGCATCAAGTCGGACTGCAAGAAGCGCGCGCGACTGAACGCGCTCCGGTACGTGCTGCACCGCATGCCCTACACCGGCAAGGACGTCGAGCGCATCGGCGCGCTCGATCCGCTCATCGTCGGGCGCCCCACCCTGGTGCTCGAGGAGGATCGGGCGCAGCCATAG
- a CDS encoding phosphoserine transaminase, giving the protein MTDQTADIRIPLDHLPADGRFGSGPSKVRVEALRALAETGTSYMGTSHRQKTVKEMVGRARSRLSQLLGLPDDYEVLLGNGGATAFWDVAGFRLVREHSHHAVFGEFSSKFAQAMAEAPHVATATTVDAEPGSHPEVTAVGGADVYALTQNETSTGVCMPVARPAGADPDALVLVDATSAAGGMAVDPHEFDVYYLSPQKALASDGGLWLAACSPRALQRIDDLADRWAPASLDLLIARDNSVKDQTYNTPALATIFLLVQQVEWIMDQGGLSWAEDRCRASSGAIYAWAEAHELAAPFVADPSMRSPVVVTIDLDDRVDATQVCAVLRANGVVDTDSYRKLGRNQIRVATFPAISPDDARQLVACLDYVVGLLAR; this is encoded by the coding sequence ATGACCGACCAGACCGCCGATATCCGCATCCCGCTCGACCACCTGCCCGCCGATGGGCGCTTCGGCAGCGGGCCGTCCAAGGTGCGCGTTGAGGCCCTGCGGGCCCTCGCCGAGACGGGCACCTCGTACATGGGCACCTCGCACCGGCAGAAGACCGTGAAGGAGATGGTGGGCCGGGCGCGCTCGAGGCTGTCGCAGCTTCTGGGCCTGCCGGACGACTACGAGGTGCTGCTGGGCAACGGCGGCGCCACGGCATTCTGGGACGTCGCGGGGTTCCGCCTGGTGCGCGAGCACAGCCACCACGCGGTGTTCGGCGAGTTCTCGTCGAAGTTCGCCCAGGCCATGGCCGAGGCGCCGCACGTGGCCACGGCCACCACGGTGGATGCCGAACCGGGCAGCCACCCCGAGGTAACGGCCGTGGGCGGCGCCGACGTCTACGCGCTCACCCAGAACGAGACCTCCACGGGCGTGTGCATGCCCGTGGCGCGCCCCGCGGGCGCCGACCCGGATGCCCTCGTGCTGGTGGATGCCACCTCCGCCGCGGGCGGCATGGCCGTGGACCCGCACGAGTTCGACGTCTACTACCTCTCGCCGCAGAAGGCGCTGGCCAGCGACGGGGGCCTGTGGCTGGCGGCCTGCTCGCCCCGCGCGCTGCAGCGCATCGACGACCTGGCCGATCGCTGGGCGCCGGCATCGCTCGACCTGCTCATCGCACGCGACAACTCGGTGAAGGACCAGACCTACAACACGCCGGCGCTGGCCACGATCTTCCTGCTCGTGCAGCAGGTGGAATGGATCATGGACCAGGGCGGGCTCTCGTGGGCCGAGGATCGCTGCCGCGCGTCGTCGGGGGCCATATATGCCTGGGCTGAGGCGCACGAGCTGGCGGCGCCGTTCGTGGCCGACCCGTCGATGCGCAGCCCCGTGGTGGTGACCATCGACCTCGACGACCGCGTGGATGCCACGCAGGTGTGCGCGGTGCTGCGCGCCAACGGCGTGGTGGACACCGACAGCTATCGCAAGCTCGGGCGAAACCAGATCCGCGTGGCCACCTTCCCGGCGATCTCGCCCGACGACGCCCGCCAGCTCGTGGCCTGCCTCGACTACGTGGTGGGGCTGCTCGCCCGGTAG